AACATTCACACTGGCCCAAAGCCTGGAGATGAAAGCTGAGAGTACCTTCCACAGCCTGGGAGACTGGCACTTAGACGCATCGCCTAGCTCCACTGAACCCTGAGGTTCAGTGCAGAGATCCAGGGCCAGCTGTACCTATGTTCTGTGAGGCTAGTATATGTTTCACGTTAATGAGTTAGAGATATACTCTAGTGCCCTGAGGCAGCAAGGCaggcagcttggagaagagtttagGATTCCCTCCTCACAAAAGCAGGCAGCTACAAACATCATTTGTAGCTCTGATGTTTCTGGCCCAAAACCTAGCACAGCTGCAAGCTGTACTTAAAACCCACTAGACCCAAGAAGAACATTTATGCTTAACATAGCTTTAacattaaaggaatgtgccagaGAAGAACATGATGGATGGCACATGGTATAACCTCAGTACTTAGGAGACTAAGATAGGAGGATTGGAGTTAAGGTCCAGCCTGGGCAGCGAACTGAGACCCCTATATCAAAACAAATATGTCTGAGAAGCAGGAGTGTGACCTGAGTGGTCCTTACCACACTCACAGCTTTGCTCTGTTGGCAGCATCTGGGGTGCCTCAACTGGTGGAGCCTGTCCTCTGGGACTATGGAGCTGACCTGGATGTCCATGGCAAAGGTCAGTACAGGTTGCTCACAATACATTCCTCATGGTACCTGTACCTGCATGACTCTATAACCCTGTAACCTGAACTATTTAGCCTGGAAATATGGGCACATTAGCCTAGCTGACCAGCATGGAACAGAAAGGCTATGCAGAGCCTGCTGTCCTGGCATGGAATCCCCTGCTGGCTCCAGATCATCCCAGGTCCTTTCCAACTCTTCTTGAAGTGTTTATTCGTAATGAATGATAAACCACAGGCATTGTGGGAACAGTTGGTGTCTCCTCTCTGCTAGACTTGGCGTGGCTCTCAGCAGCTCTGGTTAGGCTGTGTATCCAGGGACTCTGAGAGAGATGCTcatctgcttgctttcttgcctAGTCTTCCTCATAGGAAAGTATCAGGAGTGTGGCTTCCAGAGGCTGTGGGCTGCCAGTGCCTTCAAGGGGGCCACAGGAGCTAGTCAGGCTCTGCCCCCTGTTGAGCACCACATCAGAAACCATGAGCTGTGGCTGCAGGTGGCAGGCAGTGGACCAAGGGATGCTCTACAAGGAATCATCCTGACGGGCTGGCAGAGGTAAGCTCTCAGAGGCTGGGGTAGGAAGTGGGGAAGAGTTCCTATCATCCAACATGGCAGCTTGTCTTCCCAAATTATGTTCTCCATGCCTCTGTGTTTGCCTCATTAACTCCACTGAGGAGACAATTTAGTGGTCGAGCCACAAGCATGCAGCCTCTGTGGTCTGCATGTTCCATGTGTGATACTGTGTGCTACACATACGTTTCATGTGTAACAGGGCATCAAGATTAGTCCCAGTTCTTTTAGGATGTCATATGCTTTGAAAAATAGGATGAACCCAGTCTGTGGTTTTGGCCAAGTCCACCAGGAAGAGCTGGAAAGATGTCCCACTGGGGCCTTCACAGGTTCTAAGATGTGACTGCAGAGCAGGGTGCTCAGCCAACTGAGACTGGCTGGTGTGGTTTATAGGAGTTACTCGTGGTTTCAGTAGATGCCCACTGGTTGGCCTCAGAGATGATTCTGGGTGACTTATAAAGACTTACCAACCATTTGCCATTCCTGTAGAGTATATTGAGGTGTGAGTTAAACCAAGACTCTCACAGAGAGTGAAACCCTTTCTATGCATTGGATAGTGGTTAGTGACTCAGAGAGGTAAAGGAAAACTAATGGCCAGTGATGCTGGCCCATCTGTCAGCCTCCATCTAcctcagttgaggggcatctctctagccccttatgGCTGAAGAAACAGAGGCCAGGCCAGGTGGAGGCTCTCTGCCCAGCCCTggagagatctgatgcccactctAACCTAGAGCCTTGAGTGAGGTGGATAAATGGGATACAGGCCACAGAAGAGGCCTCTCAGAGGTGGACTAGTACAGGAAAAGGGATAATAAAGGCTCTATAGGAGCTCCACATCAAGCACACACTGTGGAGTGCGCCCAAGTGCTCAGAGCCCATTTCTCCTGTACAGGCTCCTCCCTAGGGCATTAGAGCCAACCTAATGCAAAATCCCCATGACTTGAAACCCACTTTGGAAACCCTGAGCCAGGTAATGGGACACACCAGTCTGCCCACAGTGGTTCCTAACGTAAGTGGTTCAAAACATAAGAAAGGGTACTCCAAATCAGGCCTCCTCATCAGGCTGAAATGGTTGCAGGCCGTAGAGCTGAATAGTCTTCTTCTGGACATAGGTATGACCacttctctgtgctgtgtgagCTGCTTCCTGTGGGGATCCCATCCCTGGCTGCCTGTCTACAGTCACTTGTACATGGTATGTCCCAGCCAGCCGTTCTAGCCCTCCTGCCTACTCTTaaccagacagaaagaaaggagccaATTGCTGGTTCCTCTGGCCATTGCCCTGTTCTGTCCGGACTGTGATCCTTCACAGGGATGAAGAAGGATCATGCTTCTAGTCTGCCCACTTGCTTAAATACCAACTGGCCCAGGATTGCCTATACCCAGATCCCCAGCCTGAGCCTCAGGTAGTTTGGGAAGTTAGAAAGGACATGCCCCACAGATTCAGAGAACGTATGTAAGAAATTCATGCTtagccagcagtggtggcgcacaccattaatcccagcacttgggagacagaagcaggcagatttctgagttcaaggccagcctggtctacaaagtgagttccaggacggccagggctacacagagaaaccctgtctcgaaaaacagaaaggaaggaaggaaggaaggaaggaaggaaggaaggaaggaaggaaggaaNNNNNNNNNNaagaaagaaagaaagaaagaaagaaagaaagaaagaaagaaagaaagaaagaaagaaagaaagaaagaagctaacTCATGATGATTTAGGTGCAGATGCAGATCCTCTTTGCTGCTTAAGTGTTCTGAAGACTCTCCAGGACTGGGTGCCCCCACTGCTGCAGGAGCCTTTATCCCAGTGTTCCTACACCCAGATGACCCGAGGAAACAACTGGCTGCAGAAAGCAGGCTTGGGCACTGCTCAGAGTGGTAGCCCATGCAGCCTCATTCAAAGGACGTCCACATATAAAGAAGGGTCCCCAAAGCAGTTAGCAGCTGTGGCCTGCAGGAGAGATATGGAAATGGTCTTACGTTAGCTCTCTTCCCCCTGGCAGTTGTTCATTGTAAAGTGTCTAGAGTGTGTAGAAAAACAAGGGAACAATAAGCACAGCCAGCCCTCAGCACCGAAGAGGAACTGATGGTAGTGCTGTTGGCTTTAGCTCTTCCTGGTTTTGAGGAGTGATTATGCTGGAACCCAGACCCCTCAGTGCAGAGCCAGGAACCCTGTCAGTGGCTTCCTGAGACAGCCTTTTGTGCTGACTGGGAGGTGTGTCTGTCCTGGTCTCATCCTGTTTCGGGTGCTCTAGAGCCCTAGTGCCTTTGAACCTGGACACTTGTGCGTGGACTGTATGGGGAGGCCAGGGGCTCCTGCAGATTCTGCTGCTACCTACAACAGTCTATAACAAATATCTTTCACGTATTCAATGGAAAGCAGCCACCTGGCCTGGCTGGGTCTCCCCAAGATGCTGTGCCTTTTGCCCATAGCACCAAAGGTCAGGGGTTCTCTCTGAGCACTTCTGCCTGTGGACGGTTTCAGGAGGCTTTGCTGAGGATGTTAGGCTGAGAGCAGAACACTTCCTTGGGGTTTCAAGCCTGGAGATAACGGATACTGTAAGGTAATCCCACAATCCCTGAcattcctgccccctccccactccctctgggGACCACTGTTCTCAGTGTGACTCTCTGGCAGTGAGGGAGCTGGCTCCTTCCCTGGCAGTGACATCCATGCCCTCGTCACACAAATTAGTCTCCACCTGCGCAGCTCTGTGGATACGCTTCTGGAAAGGAACAGGTAAGTGGCTCCCACATGTCTCCTGGCATTGTTCTTCACAAAGGCTTTTCTAGAAGGACTTCTAAAAACTTCCACCAGATTTAAgccaaccaccccccccccatcctcctaGTTATCTCCAAACCACACAGGCTCCTCCACTGACACTGTCTGGATTTGCTCCAGGTATGTCACTGGCTGGTTCAGCCCCTACCATCGCAGGCGGAAGCTTGTTCACCCAGTTATGATCCAGCACATACAGCCGGAGGCACTCAGGTAGCCACCATCATATCTTCCCAGGTGTTTAGCTCCTGGAACACCTTGTTCCCTTTACAGCCACATACAGTAGCAATGACCATGGTTATCAGTGTTAAGGCAAGACAAGCTTTCCAGATCCTGCAGCTGTAGATCTTGGATGAACTGATAGGCTACTGCTTAGTAACATGTCCCATAATATTAGCAAGAATCTAAGTGGTTCCTGGCCTAAGACAGTATCAACCACATGCCCAAGCTGACCTCATCTTTGGAATCAGGCCACCTGGGGTCCATGCTGGCCCTGTCATTTCCTGGTACAACCTGGTAAAGTGCCCTGTGGCTGGAGTCCCAGGCTGCCTGCACTGTCCTCTCCTAGTTCAAGACTCTAAGCTAGGTAATAAGAGTACAATTGTACTGAGTGTAACATGCTGCCAATAGTGTGTCCCGTTCATGGTTGTGAGAAAAACTGCCAGGCAGTAGTGTGCTTTTGATTGTTGAAATGTGACCATTTATTTTTGTCCCAATGTTAAACGGAGGCATGGAATAGTACCAGCTCCAGGGGCTGAGGATATGGGTGTAGCTATGTAACCTCGAGTCTCAGCAGGCACACTCAAGTCAGATCATGGCCGCTGTCTCCCCCAGCCTTCTAAGCAGGTGGAACAACCTCGTGCAGCAGTTGGAGGCGGCCCTGCAGCTGGTCTTCTACCCAGACACCATAGAGGAGTGGCTGGAGGAGAATGTGCTCCCGAGTATGCAGCGACTGCAGGATCTGCTGCAGGACCTGGGTGAGGCGGCTGCCCGACAGCCACCACCCACCGGCCCAGGCTGGGACACAGGGCAGAACCCATAAGACGCTGGGGCCCTGTGAATCAGCCTGGAGAGCACCAAGATTCCTGTCTCCGTGGCCCAGCCGTGTGGAGCCTGTGCTCTTCCTGCTGAGCTCTGGACACCTGTACAGACAGGCTTTCCAACTGTATGAACAGTAACTTTGtgcaaaatagaaaacagaaaggcaCATTTGCAAGTTGCATGTAGAGCTTTATTACTTCTGAAATTAAAAGACCAGTAGAAGTGGAAGTCCCACCAACAGAAACTCTaatcagctttttttttgtttttgtttttttgtttttcaagacagggtttctctgtatatctgtatagccctggctgtcctggaactcactttgtaggccaggctggcctcgaactcagaaatccgcctgcctctgcctccagagtgctgggattaaaggtgtgcgccaccacgcccggcttctaatCAGCTTTTTACCACCATAGAGAATTGAATGCCGTCACCTGGGAGTGAGTCTATGACAGCACCTCAGACACCTTCCTCTCTTGTCTAAAGTACCTTAAGAGTCGATAGGCAACAAGCCAAAAACCAACAAGCTATAGTTCACGTTTCATCTGGGGAGAGAAATCTAACTTAACCACTTAAAAAGCTCACTTTGGCATGTTCAAGGGACCATATTCCCCAAGTCAGGACTAGTGGCAGTCACTTCAGAAGACCTGTTCATAGTTCTTGCCTAACTACTGTGTTCAGCCTAGGTACAGTGGCCTCCAGGCTGCCTTAACTCCTCTGTCTATATAACTCTTCAATTCCCCAGTTCTACCTGATGAGGTATGGGTATGCAGCTTTGAGGAACTGTGTAGACCAGCGACCCACAGCTTCTAGGCCTAGAGGCCAGGCTGGGAACTTAGTAAACAATGTACTTTTGAGTGACTTGAGTCCACTCAGAAGGAGACTAGAAGAGCAGAAAAGGACCATTAGTGGTTGGTACCAACTTTTCTTAGAAGAGGccatggcccaggctggccttgaacgttCTTCCCGCTGCACTTCTCAACACTGGGATTTATTGGGCTGTCTCCACATGCCTATTTTCTTCAGGTCTTTTCAAGGCTCGAAAAGCTAAGACTTAGTTTCTATAAAGGATCCCCCGGGTCTTAAAGGCTGAAGGATGCCAAAAGAGGTGACCTTTCCTCCACCAGTAGTTTCTTCCCAGGTTGGGTTGGGAGAGCCTTCCATTCCTGACAGCTGGGCTCCAACACTGCTGGGCTCTCAGACAAGTGGTCTAAGAAGGGACTGGGTAGTCAACAGCACTCTGATTCCTCTGAGAGTTCTGTAGCCAGGCGTCCGGCATCCAGAGTTGCCTTCAGGAAAGCCCCTGACCACCGAGAGTGTCCATCTTGAGGGATAGTCAGGGAGAGCAGACATCACTGTGAACAGGAGCAGGTCCACCCACATGCATGTAGGTGTCTCACTCACTAGAAATGGAGTCTTGCTTACAGTAGCCTGGAATGGCAAGGCGTCTCCAAGGCAGGCACTAGGCCTATGCTGAAGAGAGCTTGGCATCTTCTGCTTCAGATTGCCCTCGGGTGAGCTTATCCAGACCAGGCTGCGCTGCCCAGCCCAGAGCTGCAGAGTAACTCTGGAGAAGGCACTCATTTCTGAGACCTGGCCCTTCCCCTAGATGTAGCATCCACACCCTGCATCCTGAGAGATTCAACCTTTCTGGGTTGTAGCAGAGGTCTAGCCCAAGGTTCTGCAAAGTGTAGAAGCGTAAACAAGCAAAAGGCAGGTGGCCCATAGTAGAACTGCCCAAGGCACAGGTGGGTGCCCAAGATCTGCCTGTATCCTTACAATTGTCAAGTCAGTTGGAGATGCATCAGAAGTGGGTAACATTTACCAGCAGCCAGTCCACACTGTCAGCTCTGGCCACCAGGGCCATCAGGTTCACTGTCACTGCTCTGTGACCGTTCCGAGGGGCTCTCCAGACGGTGCAGCTCCAAGAAGCTAGTGATGAGTTTGGCAATGGCTTCCACATCACTAGGCCATCATCAAGAAAGCAGGTCACCTTGGCAAAGGGTGCAAGTTCCACACCACAAAAGACCCATACTGTCTCATCCCCtatgatacatctacaacacccCCAGGGGTCCCAAATAGGCCCAGTATCTCTGGCCTTGTTCCTATTCTCACCAGACCCCCGACCCTGTTCTGATGCCTCCCCCCTATAGAAGCTATGGCAAAGCTGCTCCTAAGCACAGCCCCATACCCTGTCTACAACATCTAACTTCCCTGCTGCCCTGGGAAACACTAAAGGATAGACATCCCAGTCTTGCTCCATACCGCTCTTACCTTCGTCGGCCCATGACTGCACTCTGAGTGAGGGGGTGGGAGAAGCCTGTTGCAAACCGGAGCACCACCATGTAGCCCTTCCCAAAGTAACGgaccttttcctcctccacaTTCACATCCTGGATGTCTTTCAACAGGACCACCACTGGGGACAGAAGGGTTTGCTGATGAGCAGTCCACCCTATGCTGTGCGCAGGGCAGCCTGCTGAACAGTGGGAGGAGCATTGGTGACAAAAGCATTGGCTCGTCCACATTCAGGACGTTGGACGCAGAATAACTCGTGGATAAGGATGCTCAGGAGAGCCCTACAGCTGCAGTTCCAGGCAGAGGCTGGCTTTCCTGAGCAGTCCTACGACAGGGATGGATCCCTAAGCCCAAGCTGCCATCTTCATGATATCCTCTTTGCCTGATTTTACCTAAGGCTGGAAAACCTGTCTGGCTCCAGTGGGGTAGCTCTGCCAGTTCTGTGCACAGAAAAACCATTGCTTAACTAATGCATGGCTAATACTGCATTCCCAAGAGCCACTGGGAAACCTATCTCATCTCACCGTCACAGTGACAAGCGTGGAGCCTGTGGAGACTGGCTCTCAGATGTGCCAGGGCTCCCAACAAGCTGCCTAAGGGGAAGTTCAACTCACACCCCACAAACCAGCTCTGGTCTTCATCTATGCCACTTTCAGCTATACATTGCCAGCACTCCACATAAGCTAGAGACCCAAACACCTTGGAGCCTaactcttcatgttaaaagcccACTAAGGggcctgtgtacacacatgcagttTACTTTCATGTTTGTAATGCATAATAGCTGGGCTGGACACATAGGGAAGAGACCTATGAGAACCTGCTACTTCACAACAAGGCTACCTCCCAAGCCCTGAGGTCCAAGGGTTACAGGATTCCTCTGACCATCTCACTGCAGGACTAGCAAAGCTGACAACCAGGGACAGGATAATCAAGAAAGGCCAAGTGGTTCCTGAAGACTAGAATGGCTCCCTGTGAGTCTACCTGGCACAGTAACCTCTTGTCACCCTCACCCAACTAGGAGCTGCCAAGGAGTTTCCATTTTTCCTCACAGGCTAAGTCCTGAAATATGCCAGTTATCTGCCTGAATCTATCCCTGCAAGCCAGAATATGTCTGGGGGACCCTCACTCCCTGAGCAGTTGGGCTTGGACCTCACCAAACCCTCCCCAAGCTATAGGTCCCCACGTCTTACCTTGATCGTGGCCTGCTCTGAGAAGAGTCAGCAGCTTCTTGTAGAGGCTGAATGTTTTTAAGATGACCTTCCCAGTGCTCTTGTTGAAAATGGCCTCCTGCAAACCAAAGTATGCTGAACTCCAGGGAGAGGGCGGAGCTTATGCTGAGCTATCAGCCCTGCCCACACTGGTACAAATACGCAATTTGCCCAGTGGAAACCCAAAGCCTCCAGGACTCCTCCAGAGCCACCTTCTGTGCCCGACCTCTTGTACTCCCGTGAGTAAGAGACACATGAGAGAAAGCCGATAGAATGGGTGCTCTCTTCCTGAGAGCAAGACCAGGCCGGGGAATCTTGCCCAGCAGGTATGTGGCCCCAGGTTCAACCCTAAGTACTGGGTAAATAAAAGGACAAAAGGACAGGATGGTAATGAGGCCATTAAGCAAAAAGCAGAAGCCCAGGCCAAGTCCAAGACTAAGGGAAGGGGGCATCCCCAAAAGGTACCACCTGACTTTCCCCAGGCTCAGATTTCTGTCCGCTATTGTTAGGTGTACAGTGAGGACCCGGGTGGTCAGAGGAAGCCCCCAACCCTTGAACTTCAAAGCCTGGGAGCTAATCTGAGCAGAATGTTCTTACGGGTCCCTGCCCTGAGTAGCCACCCCAGCCAAGACATACGAACTTGTTGTAACAACCTGggcagggggtgagggggggggaaACTACTGTGTGCCAAGTGGGGTGTTTTATGCCCATCAGAAGGTTGAGGCAATAGgcttttgagtttgaggcaagcctgcaacaaaacaaaacacactataTAGAACCTTGGTGAAAACAGTTGTGAGTAGCTTCTAGAAAACTTCTCTTCATCCAGAGAtgtttacaaaaaaaatcaagggaaGGGCTGAGTCCAGGTAACTGAATGCCTCTGAACTGGGGCAGGTGCTTCTGAATGGGAAGGGTACGACTATACCATCTTACCTCCCAGTCTTCCAAGTTCTGTACAGCCACAAATAGGCAGCCTGTGACATAGAAGAGCTTCCAGCCCAGACTATCTGCAAGCAGACAGTATATCAGCTTATTAGCTACAGGAGCCAAGGTGATAGGTCCATAGGTGGCCCTTCCCAGCCCAGCCTTTCTTTTGGCTCAGGTAATGTGCTTCTGTCACTGGAGCTATGTGCATCCCAAACTCTGCCTATTTCCACCTAGAGGATGGGTAAATCTATACAGCCTTGCCATGGAGATGGGACACATCCTCCCTGTAGCAAGGTGGCAGGCAAATGCTAAAGAGCTTTCCAAGAGGACTATGTAAGACAGGAAGAGATTGAAGATACAAGACATGGCCTGGGGTCATTTCCCACACAAGGCAAGGCAGAGGCCACCCCAAAGCCACACACACCAAGACtgctttttgttcatttccaaGTGCACGGAAGCTAAAGGGGAGAGCATACTTTACCTCCACTGTAATAGGCAGCAGCCAGGCCCGTGGATAATATTCCtgtagagagaagaaagaggacctTGTTAACTAGCCAAGGGAAGTCCCATTTCTTCACAGTGCTATAGCTGTGTCATGGTAGCACAGCTTGTTCAGGGGCAACAGATAGAGGCTACCTAGTTCAGAGTTGGTGAGATAGCTAAGAAGTTTGTTTCAAAACGGAGGACGACAAGGGGTCTGAAAAAGAGGGCTTACTGATTAAGAGTATATActacctgtctcgaaaaaccaaaaaaaaaaaagagtactacttttgcagaggacccagttcagtACTCAGcaccagcacccatgtcaggccaTCACAACCTCAtgcaacttcagctccaggagagctAATGCTCTTCTGGATTCCACAGGCACCTATATGCACCTGCATAGAACCCCCATATggatacacataatttaaaaataagataaaaagcaAGATATCCCATCATGGTGTTCACCAGACTTGTCTGCAAATAGATGAAAAGTGCACACATGACCCTGATGTAGGTACTGCTTACATGGGATGAGGGATGACGACTACTTACAGAATTATAACACCGCCAAGCATAACACGCAAAAGGACATGTGTATATCATAAGGACAGACTGCAAAGATGCTGCTGAAGCCACAGCTAGTGCCTCACCTCAGACTGTACAGCCCACACAAGTGCAGCTGTCCCTGAGATACAAGAGCCTTCTGACAGGCAGCGATGGAGGAAGAGGCTAAGTGTGCTTATGGAGAGATCTGAGccagggaagaggaaagatgggAACCCATGATCACCTGTCACACGGAAGGAAAACTATAGTGACCTCGGAAAGAGTAGATGCAAGGCTGGGAGGGCATCTCAGTGTTAAAGAGTGTGCCTAGCATGCAAGGGGGCCCTGCATGCCATCTGAAAGAAAATGGCACCCTGAGGGTTAATGAATATGCTTTATCAAGGCCTCGTGTTGAGAACCTCTAATAGAACACAAAGGAGCTGTTTAAGTAGCTTTTTAGATTTGTGTGTGGGAAAATTGGGAAGCCTTACCGACCAGCAGGGACCAAGACCGGATGCCTGGAGCCCTCTTCAGATGGAGGCGGGTGCTGGTGCGTGTCTCCACCTGCATATACATTCTTGGAACCTGGGCTCCACTGCACAGCCGACCAGGCTTGGAAAAACACAGCTGAAGCCTGCAACCAGTGCACATAGGCAGCACCTCATCAGTCCAGCCAGGGGTCCGGGGGAGCCCGGGGGCGGGGGCCGGGGGGAAGGGCCACAGCAGACCCTGAATACCTTTCTCTTAGGAGCCCACCTCGACTCACAATTATGTATGGACATCGGGTCTACACAGCTCACAAATTTGGTGTTGGTCTGAACTCACTCCCAAGCCCCAGTCTTGTGAACCCTTTTCTTGACTGAACCCTCATCTTTAAGTTGTTCCATTAGTaagctccctccccctcccctgccccgacacacacacacacacaactcggGCTTCCGGCACCTTACTCGAATCTTCCAGAAACAACTCTTCCCATCAAGAACGGGAAGTGAAAGTACCATCGTGTGTGAGTCTCTACAGTCAGAAGCTGTCAGATCCCTGTTATTGACTCCAGACTACCTAACAATGGCCCAAATGCACCGAATTAATGGGACACTGCGGCAGGACCTCTGGAGATTAACACCCAAAGCCCCAGTTCTTAGTGGCTCCTTGGATACCCAAGGGCAATCAAGCTTCGTACTCTACATCCTCAAGGAGCCTAGTTAGGCACACAACTTGCCTCCCTCTGGCTTCAGTTACCAACTAGCTCCACTAGCGGCCCGTTCCCTCCGGAGTGCACACGCCCGGTTTGCTCAATCTGCCTTGCGCCCGGTCCAGATCCGCAAACGATGACCCGCACA
This sequence is a window from Mus pahari chromosome 14, PAHARI_EIJ_v1.1, whole genome shotgun sequence. Protein-coding genes within it:
- the Hexd gene encoding hexosaminidase D isoform X2 → MSSSTPFKMRLVHLDLKGAPPRVSYLSEVFPLFHALGANGLLIEYEDMFPYEGHLRLLRAKHAYSPSEVTEILRLARLSELEVIPLVQTFGHMEFVLKHAAFAHLREVALFPNTLNPHEAESLALVQAMIDQILELHRDVRWLHIGCDEVYYLGEGETSKQWLQQEQNSHAKLCLSHMQAVASHVLTQHPGITPLVWDDMLRDIPQEQLKASGVPQLVEPVLWDYGADLDVHGKVFLIGKYQECGFQRLWAASAFKGATGASQALPPVEHHIRNHELWLQVAGSGPRDALQGIILTGWQRYDHFSVLCELLPVGIPSLAACLQSLVHGGFAEDVRLRAEHFLGVSSLEITDTVRYVTGWFSPYHRRRKLVHPVMIQHIQPEALSLLSRWNNLVQQLEAALQLVFYPDTIEEWLEENVLPSMQRLQDLLQDLGEAAARQPPPTGPGWDTGQNP
- the Hexd gene encoding hexosaminidase D isoform X1, which encodes MSSSTPFKMRLVHLDLKGAPPRVSYLSEVFPLFHALGANGLLIEYEDMFPYEGHLRLLRAKHAYSPSEVTEILRLARLSELEVIPLVQTFGHMEFVLKHAAFAHLREVALFPNTLNPHEAESLALVQAMIDQILELHRDVRWLHIGCDEVYYLGEGETSKQWLQQEQNSHAKLCLSHMQAVASHVLTQHPGITPLVWDDMLRDIPQEQLKASGVPQLVEPVLWDYGADLDVHGKVFLIGKYQECGFQRLWAASAFKGATGASQALPPVEHHIRNHELWLQVAGSGPRDALQGIILTGWQRYDHFSVLCELLPVGIPSLAACLQSLVHGGFAEDVRLRAEHFLGVSSLEITDTVSEGAGSFPGSDIHALVTQISLHLRSSVDTLLERNRYVTGWFSPYHRRRKLVHPVMIQHIQPEALSLLSRWNNLVQQLEAALQLVFYPDTIEEWLEENVLPSMQRLQDLLQDLGEAAARQPPPTGPGWDTGQNP
- the LOC110332167 gene encoding cytochrome b-245 chaperone 1 — encoded protein: MYMQVETRTSTRLHLKRAPGIRSWSLLVGILSTGLAAAYYSGDSLGWKLFYVTGCLFVAVQNLEDWEEAIFNKSTGKVILKTFSLYKKLLTLLRAGHDQVVVLLKDIQDVNVEEEKVRYFGKGYMVVLRFATGFSHPLTQSAVMGRRSDVEAIAKLITSFLELHRLESPSERSQSSDSEPDGPGGQS